In Candidatus Promineifilum breve, one genomic interval encodes:
- a CDS encoding acyltransferase family protein, with the protein MPTTTAVRPRQYYLDWLRVLSIFLVFVYHTARIFGGESFHINNARSYAGVDSFTSILTILGMPLLFVVAGASAYLSLGKTAPGRYMKERVLRLLVPFAVGLLTHIPILVYLERVNHGEFTGSLLNFLPHYFDGFYGFGGNFAWMGLHLWFLVMLFLYTLLALPVLVWLARGRGAAVVDRVAGFLARPGAIYWLALPVVLLAVALDPETVGISIFGGWNIFIYMLYFLYGAILVAHDGLRQSIERLRWVSLAAAVIFLIARYVLWFTRFNEVDPAFQTANYAMQHSVRAFASWFGLLAIWGFSIRHLNFGTAALYLANEAVLPFYVLHQTVLIIVGFYVIQWAIPDALKFAIIFVASLIIIIGLYWFLIRPYNIMRFLFGMRPKRAIEPVPASPAAGMAGH; encoded by the coding sequence ATGCCTACTACCACCGCCGTCCGGCCGCGCCAATACTATCTAGACTGGTTGCGCGTCCTTTCTATCTTTCTCGTCTTCGTCTACCACACGGCCCGCATCTTCGGCGGCGAGTCGTTTCACATCAATAACGCCCGCAGTTATGCCGGCGTCGACAGCTTCACGTCCATTTTAACCATCCTGGGTATGCCCCTCCTCTTCGTGGTAGCCGGAGCCAGCGCCTACCTCAGCCTGGGCAAAACCGCGCCGGGCCGGTACATGAAGGAGCGCGTCCTGCGCCTGCTCGTGCCGTTCGCCGTTGGTCTGCTGACCCACATCCCCATCCTGGTCTATCTGGAGCGCGTCAATCATGGCGAATTCACCGGCTCCTTGCTCAACTTTCTGCCCCACTATTTCGACGGCTTCTACGGCTTCGGCGGTAATTTCGCCTGGATGGGGCTGCACCTGTGGTTCCTGGTGATGTTGTTCCTCTATACCCTGCTGGCGCTGCCCGTCCTGGTGTGGCTGGCGCGGGGCAGAGGCGCGGCCGTTGTGGATCGCGTCGCCGGCTTTCTGGCGCGGCCCGGGGCGATTTATTGGCTGGCGCTGCCCGTGGTTCTACTGGCCGTGGCCCTCGACCCGGAGACCGTGGGCATCAGCATCTTCGGCGGCTGGAACATATTTATCTATATGCTGTATTTCCTGTATGGGGCTATATTGGTCGCCCATGACGGCCTGCGGCAGAGCATCGAACGGCTACGCTGGGTCTCGCTGGCGGCCGCGGTCATCTTCCTCATCGCCCGCTACGTCTTATGGTTCACCCGGTTCAACGAGGTTGATCCAGCCTTTCAGACAGCCAATTACGCGATGCAGCATTCCGTTCGCGCCTTCGCTTCCTGGTTCGGACTGCTGGCGATCTGGGGCTTCAGCATCCGCCATCTGAATTTCGGCACGGCCGCGCTCTACCTGGCTAACGAGGCGGTGCTGCCCTTCTACGTGCTGCACCAGACGGTGCTCATCATCGTGGGCTTCTACGTCATCCAATGGGCCATACCCGACGCGCTCAAATTTGCCATTATCTTCGTCGCCTCGCTGATCATCATCATCGGGCTGTATTGGTTCCTTATCCGTCCCTACAATATAATGCGCTTCCTGTTTGGTATGCGGCCCAAGCGGGCCATTGAACCGGTGCCGGCCTCGCCCGCGGCCGGCATGGCGGGCCATTAG